The nucleotide window CAATCCCTCCGGCGACGAGCGGTTCATAGAGGCGAATCAGGAGGTCGGCACAGAAATCAACCATCCTTTCGACAAAGGCAGGTTTCTTGAAGATGGCCTTCATGAAGGCCTCTTCACCGACGAACCGCGCAGCAAGGGTAAAGGGGCCCCAGCATGTCATCGTGACGAGATACTTCTTCCCGATCTTCTCCTTCACCCTCATGGTGGCGTCCATAACGGTCTTGACAACAGGGTGTTTATGGATGTCGTCTATCGTGAGTTTTGCGATGTCCTCTTCCGAGTTGACAAAATGGGCCGTGAGATCGGGAGCGCCGATCTCCCGGTACTTGATGCCGGCGCCGAAGGCAGTACCGAGGGCCGCCGCATGAAAATTGTTATAGCCCGACCCGACGTACACGACGTCGCTTCTGATTTTATCGGCCTCGGTGACACACATATCGGCCATCTTCTCGGGATTCAGGGAGAGTTCTTCGAAGCTCGTGCCATAATCCTTGATCGACCACATTCCGCCCCCAAAAAGGGTGACGGGGATCCTTTCCGGTTTTCCCAGCTCAAAGGCCTTCAAGATGATTTCTCTCGGTGTCATATGTCCTCCTCTTATGATGGTCGAGATCATACCGTACAATGGTGAAGATCATGGACAGCCCGTTTGAACTCGGCGAGGTCTATGGGCGCCTCAATTGTCAGCGCATCAGTCTCAAGCTTATCATAACCACCGACAAAGATTACAAGAACCTCGGGCAGCACGGTCTTGATGATCCGTATCGCGTCGTGTACAGAAAGGCCGAAGGGTTCGGAATCGATGACAACCATGCTGTAGTTTCTTTTCAGTGCCATCTTGACGGCAAGGGCAGGGTGATCCGCAATCTCGACCAGATATCCTTCGTCTCTCAGGATGCCATAGAGGTTCTTCATCAAGAGCGGGTCATGAGAACAGAGGATTACCTCTTTCATACTATGAGCCCTAAGAGCAATTCCGATGCCAAAATGAAGAGCGGCTTTTCATGAGGCCGGAGGCCCTTCTTCCAGGGATTTATGCAGCGTAAGTGTAGAAAAATTCCCCATGAGAATGGGGCAGATTTCCCCATATAAAGAGTGGCGACCTTTCCGGGAGGGCCGCTGGTGAGCGCGGCGACCGCAAGGCTTGAGATGAG belongs to Thermodesulfovibrionales bacterium and includes:
- a CDS encoding uroporphyrinogen decarboxylase family protein produces the protein MTPREIILKAFELGKPERIPVTLFGGGMWSIKDYGTSFEELSLNPEKMADMCVTEADKIRSDVVYVGSGYNNFHAAALGTAFGAGIKYREIGAPDLTAHFVNSEEDIAKLTIDDIHKHPVVKTVMDATMRVKEKIGKKYLVTMTCWGPFTLAARFVGEEAFMKAIFKKPAFVERMVDFCADLLIRLYEPLVAGGIECLSIADPTASGDLINPKQMERFAVPPLKKMSDWAKSKSVHTILHICGNTSDRLDLFPRTGCSVIFLDQKVDIGKAREALFGKMCFGGNIAPVHVLLNKTVDEVEQACKEVIEIAAKEGGFVLVPGCDIPPTIPYENIKKFHDVAFEWKL